In bacterium, the genomic window AACAGGCACAGGCCGGGCGGAATGGCTCGGCCGGGGATCGGGTGGCCGCGTAGGGAGGTGGACAGGGTGTTGCCCATCGCGGCTTTCGCCGCGGGCAACCTACGCGCACGCTGAACGGGACCTATGCCTGCGCATTATTTCCGCCCGGCCTGCGCCCAGCCCCGGCGAAGCGGCTCCCCCGCTAGTGGTTTCGGATCCAGGTGCGGATTTCGGCTGGGGACATCAGCGTGGGGTCACCGAGGCGTTCGTCTGGCGCATTGGCGAGAGCAGGCGGCAGATCGTCGATGATGCGATCGAGGTCGGCCGCTGTCTGGATCTCTTCATCCAGCACTCGCGCCATCTCGAGGTCGTGTTCGACGCCGTGGCGTCGGACCGAGGCAGCAAGCCCCTTGAGCAGTGCTTCCCAGGTCGTCATGGGGCCCTGGGCGATGGAGGCGGATTCGGCTGCAGAATCGATGAACGCGAAGGGTACCTGGACCGGCTCGACTCCCTGGGCCAGGCTGGCCAGGATCCAGTCGCTGTCGAACGAGAAATCGTAGACGGTCGGCCGTTCCAGGATCTTGCCCAACACATCGCTTGCGTACAACTTGAATGCTGCCTGGGTGTCGAGGATGCCGCGGGAGTAGATCGCTCGGCCGATCATGCGTTGCATATGGCGCAGCAGGACGATCCCCTCTCCCCATCGCGCCTCCTGCTTGATGAGGACGGCGTCTGGATGTTTGCGGTCGCCTAGCACGACCTTGGCTCCACGCTCGACCCAGGGGCGCATCAGCAGGCCGATCTGCCCGAGATGGACGGAGTTGTCGGCGTCCGTGTAGACGACTGCATCGACGCCATTCTCGATGGCGCGGGCGCAGCCTAGAATGATGGCGCCCGCCTTTCGCGAATCGTCGGCGGAGCCGAGCCCGGCCAGGGGACCTTCTCCAGCCGGCAGTGCGTCGGCGAGTTCGAGTATCGTGACGCGATCCCGTGCCGCATGTTCCCTGGCCCGACGTCGCGCAAGATCCGCGCTGCCGTGGGGGCAGCCGTCGTCGACCGCGTAGATCTCCCATTCGATTCCGGTGCCCGCGGTCGCCCACTCCAGCTGATCCAGTTTGACGTGCAGCGAATCTTCACCGTTGGGGTTGGCGGTGCTGCGTGGAAGGAGCCGGTGGTGCTCGCCCCACATCGCGAAGACGACGGCGATCCGAAACGGCTCGGAGTTTCCTGCCAACCAGCGGCGCGAATCCACGAGCTTGGCCGCGAGGCGGAATTCGAGCGGAGCCCCATCCGAGCGGGCAGCGTCTTCGATCTCGGCCACCGAGAGCTGCTCTTGTTCGAGCAATTTCGCGGTGAGCCGCTGAAGGCTCTCCCGATCGCCGGGGTCGGTCAGATCGAATCGGGTCTTTGCCTTGCGAAGCAGGTCAGGGAGAGTAGTCATCATCCTTCCAGTCGCCGGGTCTTGCCAGGAGATGGATAGCGCACAGGGACGAGCAGCCCAGCAGGTCCGGGGCGAACGCCGCTGGCACTTCTGCGGCCGACGGCTCTTCGTTGACCCGTACCGACGATTCGAGGAGAATCCGCTTTCGAACGAGAGGGACGGCGCGTCGTTGCGTCCCGGCTGGAGG contains:
- a CDS encoding glycosyltransferase, with translation MMTTLPDLLRKAKTRFDLTDPGDRESLQRLTAKLLEQEQLSVAEIEDAARSDGAPLEFRLAAKLVDSRRWLAGNSEPFRIAVVFAMWGEHHRLLPRSTANPNGEDSLHVKLDQLEWATAGTGIEWEIYAVDDGCPHGSADLARRRAREHAARDRVTILELADALPAGEGPLAGLGSADDSRKAGAIILGCARAIENGVDAVVYTDADNSVHLGQIGLLMRPWVERGAKVVLGDRKHPDAVLIKQEARWGEGIVLLRHMQRMIGRAIYSRGILDTQAAFKLYASDVLGKILERPTVYDFSFDSDWILASLAQGVEPVQVPFAFIDSAAESASIAQGPMTTWEALLKGLAASVRRHGVEHDLEMARVLDEEIQTAADLDRIIDDLPPALANAPDERLGDPTLMSPAEIRTWIRNH